Proteins found in one Luteimonas chenhongjianii genomic segment:
- a CDS encoding ExbD/TolR family protein, translated as MAFSSGGGNDKVNATINIVPLVDVMLVLLIIFMVTAPLMAHKVQVELPEANLDERPENAPGPPPLTVAVTENGDIFLNDEPVTLQLLESAFSVEAQKTPQPPVNIRGDATTKYRTINDVVNTAQAQGMRKVGFIATLENR; from the coding sequence ATGGCTTTCAGCTCAGGTGGTGGCAACGACAAGGTCAATGCCACGATCAACATCGTTCCGCTCGTCGACGTCATGCTGGTGCTGCTGATCATCTTCATGGTCACAGCACCGCTGATGGCACACAAAGTGCAGGTCGAGTTGCCGGAAGCCAACCTCGATGAGCGTCCGGAGAATGCGCCCGGCCCGCCGCCACTGACCGTGGCGGTGACCGAGAACGGCGACATCTTCCTCAATGACGAGCCGGTCACGCTCCAGTTGCTGGAGAGTGCTTTCTCGGTCGAGGCACAGAAGACGCCGCAGCCGCCGGTCAACATCCGTGGCGACGCGACGACGAAGTACCGGACGATCAACGACGTGGTCAACACTGCACAGGCCCAGGGCATGCGCAAGGTCGGCTTCATCGCGACGCTCGAAAACAGGTAA
- a CDS encoding MotA/TolQ/ExbB proton channel family protein, whose protein sequence is MLQETTNAAVSNAAGLQQMGFADMIEHMDAVNWTVLIVLIVMSAMSIFWIIYNAIKAARLRGSTDRVINTFWETHNAQDAIRFMEEQPKSEPFSKVALDAAQAAAHHQRHEGSRLVESLNRSEFVDRALRQAVTRESLKLEDGLTVLATVGATAPFVGLLGTVWGIYRALIRIGASGQADIGAVAGPVGEALIMTAIGLGVAIPAVLGYNFFVRLNRGTNNKLDTFAHDLHDFFATGSRVGDMPAKV, encoded by the coding sequence ATGCTGCAGGAAACCACCAACGCCGCTGTGTCCAACGCTGCAGGTCTGCAGCAGATGGGCTTCGCCGACATGATCGAGCACATGGACGCGGTCAACTGGACCGTGCTCATCGTGCTGATCGTGATGTCCGCGATGTCGATCTTCTGGATCATCTACAACGCCATCAAGGCTGCCCGTCTGCGCGGCAGTACTGACCGCGTGATCAACACGTTCTGGGAAACGCACAACGCCCAGGACGCGATCCGCTTCATGGAAGAGCAGCCCAAGAGCGAGCCCTTCTCGAAGGTCGCCCTCGACGCCGCCCAGGCAGCCGCCCATCACCAGCGTCACGAAGGTTCGCGTCTCGTCGAGTCGCTGAACCGTTCGGAGTTCGTCGACCGCGCCCTGCGCCAGGCCGTGACCCGCGAATCGCTGAAGCTTGAAGATGGTCTGACCGTGCTCGCCACCGTCGGTGCGACCGCGCCGTTCGTGGGTCTGCTCGGTACGGTGTGGGGCATCTACCGCGCCCTGATCCGCATCGGTGCCAGCGGCCAGGCCGACATCGGCGCGGTGGCGGGTCCGGTCGGCGAGGCGCTGATCATGACCGCGATCGGTCTGGGCGTCGCGATCCCGGCGGTGCTGGGCTACAACTTCTTCGTCCGCCTCAACCGCGGCACGAACAACAAGCTCGACACGTTCGCGCACGACCTGCACGACTTCTTCGCCACCGGTTCGCGCGTCGGCGACATGCCGGCCAAGGTCTAA
- a CDS encoding pyridoxine 5'-phosphate synthase, translating to MTRLSVNVNKIAVLRNSRGGREPDVLRAATVCLDAGAHGITVHPRPDARHIRADDVYALARLTSARGVELNIEGNPFAPPRDGYPGLLALCEQTRPAQVTLVPDGDAQLTSDHGFDFAREQAALVPLVARFHALGCRVSLFADAGADIGAARASGAERIELYTGPWAEAFDAGRPASALPAFVETAGCARAAGLGVNAGHDLSQANLAAFLDAVGRIDEVSIGHALISEALYDGLETTVRRYRAIVDRD from the coding sequence GTGACCCGGCTCAGCGTCAACGTCAACAAGATCGCGGTGCTGCGCAATTCCCGCGGCGGTCGCGAGCCGGACGTGCTCCGCGCAGCTACCGTGTGTCTGGATGCCGGCGCTCACGGGATCACCGTCCATCCGCGGCCGGACGCGCGACATATCCGCGCCGACGATGTGTATGCGCTGGCCCGGCTGACGAGCGCACGCGGCGTCGAACTCAATATCGAGGGCAACCCCTTCGCGCCTCCGCGCGACGGCTATCCGGGTCTGCTGGCGTTGTGCGAACAGACCCGCCCGGCGCAGGTGACCCTTGTGCCGGACGGCGATGCCCAGCTCACCTCCGACCACGGCTTCGACTTCGCCCGCGAACAGGCGGCCCTGGTGCCTCTGGTGGCGCGCTTCCACGCACTCGGGTGCCGGGTGAGCCTGTTCGCCGATGCCGGCGCCGACATCGGCGCGGCGCGGGCCAGTGGCGCAGAGCGGATCGAGCTCTATACCGGCCCGTGGGCGGAAGCGTTCGACGCCGGGCGCCCGGCAAGCGCCTTGCCGGCATTCGTGGAGACGGCAGGTTGCGCGCGCGCGGCGGGGCTGGGGGTCAACGCCGGCCACGACCTCAGCCAGGCCAACCTGGCTGCTTTCCTCGACGCCGTGGGCAGGATCGACGAGGTCTCGATCGGCCACGCACTGATCAGTGAGGCCCTCTACGACGGTCTGGAGACGACGGTCCGGCGGTACCGCGCGATCGTTGATCGCGACTAG
- a CDS encoding ExbD/TolR family protein — MAFSSGGEGPMADINIIPLCDVMLVLLIIFMVTAPKASYPIDIDLPQRSTTPPENPVEPPEPIRLRIDGSGQVFWNDSPTPVSALRNMMESEVQRDPTNQPTLEIDTNADADYGVLAKVLAEAKNAQMQKIGFVKQ; from the coding sequence ATGGCATTTTCATCCGGTGGCGAAGGCCCGATGGCCGACATCAACATCATTCCGCTCTGCGACGTGATGTTGGTGCTGCTGATCATCTTCATGGTGACGGCGCCGAAGGCTTCCTATCCAATCGACATCGATCTTCCACAACGCTCCACGACGCCGCCGGAAAATCCGGTGGAGCCACCGGAGCCGATCCGGCTGCGCATCGATGGCTCTGGCCAGGTCTTCTGGAACGACAGCCCGACGCCAGTCTCGGCACTGCGCAACATGATGGAGTCGGAGGTCCAGCGTGACCCGACCAATCAGCCGACGCTCGAGATCGACACCAATGCCGACGCCGATTACGGCGTGCTGGCGAAGGTGCTGGCTGAAGCGAAGAACGCGCAGATGCAGAAGATCGGATTCGTCAAGCAGTAA